A window from Citrus sinensis cultivar Valencia sweet orange chromosome 3, DVS_A1.0, whole genome shotgun sequence encodes these proteins:
- the LOC107174830 gene encoding zinc finger BED domain-containing protein DAYSLEEPER, producing the protein MNFAAGIVTGKAGGSMDWSVNTAYKTYKGVEVEPKHMMDMTLIPSIDPIDIGLGSSEKGNAAPSAKPRKKTMTSVYLKFFETAPDGKSRRCKFCGQSYSIATATGNLGRHLANRHPGYDKSGDAATSTATAPQTTVIVKKSQPQAKAHQVDYDHLNWLLIRWLILASLPPSTLEEKWLMNSFRFLNPSIQLWPGDKYKAVFREVFRSMQEDVRLSLEQVSSKLSIILDFWTSYESFFYMSVTCQWIDESWSFRKVLLDICHIPYPCGDSETYHSLEKVLENYNIENKVLSCTHDNSQNAIHACHTLKEKFDGQKVGPFCYIPCAARTLSLIIDDGLRTTKPVISRVREFALQLNECTDFSEDFIQFSMAYREGSWKFPLDTSARWSGSYQMLDIVHKAGKTMEAVVRKNGEKLGDRMILTAAEKTAVSIVHGYLEPFYKTTNNMCTTKMPTIGLILFFMDHISEMITVCRESRHTPEWLKSAAEDMAKKARSYSSQVCNIFTYMTAILDPRIKCELIPENLNSENHLEEARAHFMRNYSTGHFPSVTSGYGAHEIEDGGSVSFAEEIARKKRRGSIVSATDELTQYLSEPPAPMPTDVLEWWKVNSTRYPRLSVMARDFLAVQATSVAPEELFCSKGDEIDKLRFSMPHDSTQAILCIKSWAQDGIKFKYRSTEIDYERLMELAAASVADNNVTSSDKKQK; encoded by the exons ATGAATTTCGCG GCAGGAATAGTGACTGGAAAAGCTGGAGGCTCGATGGATTGGAGCGTAAACACTGCTTACAAAACTTACAAAG GAGTAGAAGTGGAGCCCAAACACATGATGGATATGACACTAATTCCAAGCATTGATCCAATAGATATTGGATTGGGTTCTTCAGAAAAAGGAAATGCTGCTCCTTCAGCTAAGCCAAGAAAGAAGACAATGACTTCAGTTTACCTTAAGTTTTTTGAGACGGCTCCGGATGGGAAAAGTCGAAGATGCAAGTTTTGTGGTCAAAGCTATTCCATTGCAACCGCCACTG GTAATTTGGGTAGACATCTGGCTAATCGGCATCCAGGATATGATAAATCAGGGGATGCTGCCACCAGTACTGCCACAGCACCACAAACTACAGTCATAGTTAAGAAATCTCAGCCGCAGGCTAAAGCACACCAGGTGGATTATGATCATCTAAACTGGTTGCTGATCAGGTGGCTCATTCTAGCTTCTCTCCCTCCTTCAACATTGGAGGAGAAGTGGTTGATGAACTCCTTTAGATTTCTAAATCCATCAATACAACTTTGGCCGGGTGACAAGTACAAAGCAGTGTTTCGTGAAGTTTTCAGGAGCATGCAGGAAGATGTAAGGTTATCATTAGAACAAGTTTCTTCTAAACTCTCAATCATTCTTGATTTCTGGACTTCCTATGAGAGTTTCTTTTATATGAGTGTCACATGTCAATGGATTGATGAAAGCTGGTCCTTTCGGAAGGTGCTTCTTGATATATGTCACATACCTTACCCTTGTGGAGATTCAGAGACCTATCACTCCCTAGAAAAGGTTCTTGAGAATtacaatattgaaaataaagttCTGTCTTGTACACATGATAATAGTCAGAATGCTATCCATGCATGCCATACTTTAAAAGAGAAGTTCGATGGTCAGAAAGTGGGACCCTTCTGCTATATCCCCTGTGCTGCTCGTACCCTGAGCTTGATCATAGATGATGGATTAAGAACCACGAAACCTGTAATCTCTAGAGTCCGGGAGTTTGCACTTCAGTTAAATGAATGTACAGACTTTTCGGAggattttattcaattttcaatGGCCTATAGAGAAGGCAGTTGGAAATTTCCCCTCGACACTTCAGCACGATGGAGTGGCAGTTACCAAATGCTTGATATAGTGCACAAG GCTGGTAAGACCATGGAAGCTGTTGTCAGGAAGAATGGAGAAAAATTAGGTGACCGGATGATACTAACCGCCGCAGAGAAGACTGCAGTCAGTATTGTGCACGGATACTTAGAACCCTTCTATAAGACCACTAATAACATGTGCACGACCAAAATGCCCACAATTGGGCTGATTCTCTTCTTCATGGATCACATTTCTGAGATGATTACTGTGTGCAGAGAATCCCGTCATACCCCTGAGTGGCTAAAGAGTGCAGCTGAAGACATGGCCAAAAAGGCCAGGAGTTACAGCAGCCAAGTTTGCAACATATTTACCTACATGACAGCCATTCTTGATCCCCGGATCAAATGCGAGCTTATTCCTGAGAACCTCAACTCAGAAAATCACCTAGAAGAAGCAAGAGCCCATTTTATGAGAAATTATTCTACCGGCCATTTCCCATCCGTTACAAGTGGATATGGTGCTCATGAGATCGAAGATGGAGGGAGTGTTTCTTTTGCAGAGGAAATCGCCCGAAAGAAACGAAGAGGCAGCATAGTCAGTGCTACGGACGAGCTCACTCAATATCTCTCAGAGCCTCCAGCTCCAATGCCAACAGATGTTCTGGAGTGGTGGAAGGTGAACAGCACCCGATACCCTCGGCTATCAGTGATGGCTCGAGATTTCCTGGCAGTACAGGCAACTTCAGTGGCTCCCGAAGAACTATTTTGCAGTAAAGGCGATGAAATTGATAAACTACGCTTTTCCATGCCACATGATAGCACGCAAGCTATCCTTTGCATAAAGTCATGGGCACAGGATGGAATCAAGTTCAAGTATAGATCTACTGAGATAGATTACGAGAGGTTGATGGAATTGGCAGCAGCTTCGGTAGCTGATAATAATGTTACCAGTTCcgacaagaaacaaaaatga
- the LOC102619478 gene encoding uncharacterized protein LOC102619478 isoform X3: protein MQFDDQGRVNKSKKRAVFNQPEAKNRVELFRHLPQYEHGSQLTDLESKFLELDSMHPAVYKVGVQYLAGDVTGGNARCIAMLRAFQEVINDYSTPPGKTLVRDLTAKISSYVSFLIECRPLSMSMGNAIRFQKSRIAKLPLTLSETEAKAALCNDIDRFINEKIILADKVIVRHAATKVRDGDVLLTYGSSCVVEMILLYAHELGKQFRVVVVDSRPKHEGQALLRRLLAKGLSCTYTHINAVSYIMHEVTRVFLGASSVLSNGTTYSRVGTACVAMVAHAFRVPVLICCEAYKFHERVQLDSICSNELGDSNDIARVPGRPDVNSMDNRTNEKNLQFLNLMYDATPSEYVSMIITDYGMIPPTSVPVIVREYRREYLLI from the exons ATGCAGTTTGATGATCAGGGTCGAGTGAACAAGTCCAAAAAACGTGCAGTGTTCAATCAACCTGAAGCTAAAAACAGAGTTGAGTTATTCCGGCATCTACCTCAGTATGAACATGGATCACAGCTTACTGATcttgaatctaaatttttagaacTTGATTCAATGCATCCAGCTGTTTACAAG GTTGGAGTGCAGTATTTGGCAGGAGATGTTACTGGGGGCAATGCTCGTTGTATCGCAATGCTTCGAGCATTTCAGGAAGTCATTAACGACTACTCTACGCCACCAGGAAAAACACTTGTTAGAGATTTAACAGCAAAAATCAGTAGTTATGTCTCATTTCTGATTGAATGCCGGCCACTTTCTATGAGCATGGGAAATGCTATCAGATTTCAGAAAAGTCGTATTGCCAAGCTACCTTTAACTCTTTCTGAAACAGAAGCAAAGGCTGCCCTGTGTAACGATATCGATCGTTTCATAAATGAGAAGATAATACTTGCTGATAAGGTGATAGTTAGACATGCTGCTACAAAGGTCAGGGATGGGGATGTTCTTCTCACTTATGGATCATCATGTGTTGTTGAGATGATTCTATTATATGCCCACGAACTTGGGAAACAGTTCCGTGTTGTGGTGGTAGACTCGCGTCCAAAGCATGAAGGCCAAGCATTACTTCGTAGACTGTTGGCAAAGGGCTTAAGTTGTACATATACTCATATAAATGCTGTTTCTTACATTATGCATGAAGTTACACGAGTTTTTCTGGGAGCTTCCTCGGTTTTGTCTAATGGAACTACATATTCAAGGGTTGGGACTGCCTGTGTTGCAATGGTTGCTCATGCATTTCGTGTTCCTGTACTAATCTGTTGTGAGGCATACAAATTTCATGAGAGGGTACAGCTTGATTCGATCTGCTCAAATGAACTAG GTGATTCAAATGATATTGCAAGAGTACCTGGGAGACCAGATGTGAATTCTATGGATAATCGGACCAATGAGAAAAATCTCcaatttctcaatttaat GTACGATGCTACTCCTTCAGAATATGTTTCTATGATTATCACAGATTATGGCATG ATCCCGCCCACCAGTGTGCCTGTCATTGTACGCGAGTATCGAAGGGAGTATTtgttgatataa